From candidate division WOR-3 bacterium, the proteins below share one genomic window:
- a CDS encoding protein O-GlcNAcase: MVGKIFGVVEGFYRRQYTFEQRLDLIEFIGSLNLNTYVYGPKADIYHRKKWREKYPDRKLKEFERLNQHSTERHVNFVYALSPGDRPDTGDVIEKIDTLIDVGIRHFSIFFDDIRVPLDARTAKKQVDATNALFKHLKERLEKTSLFFCPTQYRGFKKTEYLKHVAVNLHKDIDMIWTGKNVVSWAITERDVARITETVNRPVLIWDNIFANDYIPGRILRFPYRRRAPGIVRAVRGILINPMNNYRESKPLIRTAAMFFHDPHVYDTRTAWKAATTVL, encoded by the coding sequence GTGGTCGGTAAAATCTTCGGCGTTGTGGAAGGGTTCTACCGAAGGCAATACACCTTTGAACAAAGACTGGACCTCATAGAATTTATCGGAAGTCTTAACCTCAACACCTATGTATATGGACCCAAGGCCGATATCTATCACCGCAAAAAATGGCGGGAAAAGTACCCTGACAGGAAACTGAAGGAATTCGAAAGACTCAATCAACACAGCACGGAAAGACATGTCAACTTCGTATATGCATTGAGCCCGGGTGACAGGCCAGATACCGGTGACGTGATCGAGAAGATCGACACACTGATAGACGTTGGCATCCGCCATTTCAGTATCTTCTTTGACGATATAAGAGTGCCGCTTGATGCTCGTACTGCCAAGAAGCAGGTGGATGCAACCAATGCCCTTTTCAAGCATCTTAAGGAAAGATTGGAGAAAACAAGTCTCTTCTTCTGCCCTACCCAGTATCGTGGATTCAAGAAGACCGAATATTTGAAGCACGTCGCGGTGAATCTTCACAAGGACATTGACATGATTTGGACCGGCAAGAATGTTGTCTCCTGGGCAATAACCGAGAGGGATGTAGCCAGGATCACCGAAACTGTTAATCGACCAGTCCTGATATGGGATAACATCTTCGCCAATGACTATATACCGGGTAGAATCCTCCGTTTCCCTTACCGCAGGCGCGCTCCTGGAATTGTCAGAGCGGTTCGTGGCATCCTAATCAACCCGATGAATAACTATCGTGAGTCAAAACCCCTGATCAGAACGGCGGCGATGTTCTTTCATGACCCTCATGTCTATGACACGCGCACGGCCTGGAAAGCAGCGACAACCGTTCTGTAA